From the genome of Leptodactylus fuscus isolate aLepFus1 chromosome 1, aLepFus1.hap2, whole genome shotgun sequence, one region includes:
- the LOC142184338 gene encoding caspase-3-like — protein MIDYTTASRPEQGDKKLSNWARSSDWRLKERRGRMADTQNGTHTSEDKTDAGSNVSGHHANVKGGTLKDQASKFAHRFSYRMDYPEMGLCIIINNKNFYPSTRMGMRNGTDLDANRLYHTFKSLGYKVEVYNDQKCSDIYGRLKKVSEDDHSKRSSFVCALLSHGEDGKLYGVDDCLPIKSLTSLFRGDRCKTLVGKPKLFFIQACRGTDLDPGVETDSGNESSEQTYRIPVEADFLYAYSTVPGYYSWRNTVNGSWFIQSLCEMLKLHGKSLELAQILTCVNHMVALEFESCSNQIDFHEKKQIPCVVSMLTKALYFP, from the exons GCttaaagaaagaagaggtagaatGGCAGACACTCAGAATGGTACCCACACCAGTGAAGACAAGACTGATGCCGGATCAAATGTATCTGGCCACCA CGCAAATGTGAAAGGTGGCACACTGAAAGATCAGGCATCGAAATTTGCTCATCGATTCTCCTATAGGATGGACTATCCAGAAATGGGATTGTGCATCATTATCAACAACAAGAACTTTTACCCGTccacaa GAATGGGAATGCGGAATGGAACGGATTTAGATGCAAACCGGCTGTATCACACCTTCAAGTCCCTGGGCTACAAGGTTGAAGTTTACAACGATCAAAAGTGTAGTGATATTTATGGACGTCTTAAAAAAG TATCTGAGGACGACCACAGCAAGAGAAGTTCATTTGTGTGTGCACTTTTGAGTCACGGAGAGGACGGCAAACTCTATGGAGTGGATGACTGTCTGCCTATTAAGAGTCTGACAAGTCTTTTCCGAGGTGACCGATGCAAGACCTTAGTGGGCaaaccaaaattattcttcatccAG GCTTGCAGAGGTACTGACCTAGACCCAGGCGTTGAAACAGACAGTGGCAATGAATCATCTGAACAAACATACAGAATCCCAGTTGAAGCTGATTTTCTTTATGCCTACTCAACGGTCCCAG GATATTATTCCTGGAGAAATACAGTGAATGGCTCCTGGTTTATTCAGTCTCTTTGTGAAATGCTTAAATTACACGGCAAAAGCCTTGAACTTGCACAAATCCTGACATGTGTGAATCACATGGTGGCTCTGGAATTTGAGTCGTGCTCAAACCAGATAGACTTTCATGAAAAGAAACAGATCCCCTGTGTGGTGTCAATGCTCACAAAGGCGCTGTACTTTCCATAA